Part of the Sorghum bicolor cultivar BTx623 chromosome 1, Sorghum_bicolor_NCBIv3, whole genome shotgun sequence genome, ATGACCTTGTTCCTACTGTagccaaatcatcaaggaccagCTTAACTTGACTCTTATTAAGACACTGGTGACACTAATCACATAGTTCATACCTGAACAAACATCAGTATAGACTTGGGGATTAATGGTGACGGCCATTGCCCGGACTCGTTGCAGGTGAAAGCCACCCGCATATGGCTTTGCTTGACGTCGGTGGACCCTCCATCGCTGGTCCAGTTGTCCAGCGACTCCCACCGCCCCCcatgtgtcgacgaaagctagtcggcagtctaccttggggtatacccacggtagtagtttatcggtagacggtgcgcaaactacgaactcgatggtgacgcaagacacggacaagctttttatccaggttcggccgccgagttggcgtaatacctacgtcctgcgtctggttgtattgatttgtgctgagagaatatgatgtgttaggggggtcccttgcccctccttatatagtctggagggcagggttacagatctggaaactaatcctagtcggttacaattgccatagataattcgatatcaattcctattataaccgactagaatcctgcttgatctccacgtcttgtttccttgcgcgaaactccgagctgtcggatcaagccttgaactcgtctcgtagtggaccaagcttcctggctgaagtctagccgtaagggtataggggtttatacccccacagctagtccccgagcaccatgtattgtgatgtgacacgccgtcttgagtttcttcgatcagtgaggacgtcttcaataaataggaaagtcgcccaaacaattgcaacggtattttgaccaactcaaaagacagttgatcaacattgacatcgaaggagcaggttgttcgaagaatgcatggtgctcttaaaaaaaatttctttccttgtgaagtgtgcccactttacctttttgaaaggtaaaagcatcaaaaaagcaagcaaattcaccgctaggtgaagtgtgcccacttagtccccgagcctggtagtaggtgacataggcacgtggtgccagggtcaacagaaaattccccaaagtagttttgagactgagatgcatcgctagatgcatcgtaccgatgtagtccccgagcttgctggaaggcgaagtatgagccttgtagcaaggtctaaaaaattgaatttaccagtccccgagcatgtcatgctcgcctgcaattgaaaagaccaatcgatcAGTCCCCAGACACCtagtgtgcttcttggaattatatgttgttatactgtacgaccagtccccgagcgtcgagtgctcagtggtcggtgcatgctttaaagctttgagccgatagactgggcgaccagtccccgagcgtcgagtgctcggtggtcggtgcagtccgtaAAGTTCcgggctgatagactgggcgaccagtccccgagcatcgagtgctcggtggtcggtgcagtccgtaAAGTTCcgggctgatagactgggcgaccagtccccgagcatcgagtgctcggtggtcggtgcagtccgtaAAGTTCcgggctgatagactgggcgaccagtccccgagcgtcaagtgctcggtggtcggtgcagtccccggattgttgactcactggcgtatgtgtcttcttacttttgaaaagatctttccacttaaagttgacgtgacgaggtctcctgacgatatgtcagacggatgcatgaaaagttacaCCTGAATCTAAATTGAGAAACAAAGctttcgaaaaaaaaaaattagaagccCTGAAACTAAAATTAACCAAATCATCTACTGATAGCTGCTAGTTGGCAGCGGCCAATGACCTTGTTCCTACTGTagccaaatcatcaaggaccagCTTAACTTGACTCTTATTAAGACACTGGTGACACTAATCACATAGTTCATACCTGAACAAACATCAGTATAGACTTGGGGATTAATGGTGACGGCCATTGCCCGGACTCGTTGCAGGTGAAAGCCACCCGCATATGGCTTTGCTTGACGTCGGTGGACCCTCCATCGCTGGTCCAGTTGTCCAGCGACTCCCACCGCCCCCCATGACTCACCACCAGCCCTATGGCTGCTGGGAGcacgagggaggggaaccgtCGCGATGCTGCGCCGATGATCGGCGACCCGCACGGTCGCGCCCTCCTGGTTGTTTGCCCGTTTTGGATTGAAGAGCCAAGAGCGGTAGAGCAACACGGCACCAAACACCCATGCAGCGTGTGTCGATGCTTGTGCCCACTGCCCCTACTCTGTTTCCCTAAGGGCAAAGCTGCCAGGACACAGAAGCGCACATCGCCCCTTGCTACCGCCCGTCTTCAAGCTCCGCTCTTAGTCGCAGACGGCAAAGTCGCGCTCGCGCCGGTGTCGCACAATTCGACCCGGTGAGGCTACGTTGGGTCAGGTGTTGTCGCAGCGTCCTCCTTTTCTTCTGCCTGACTCAGGGCGGAGCAGAGATCGATGGGCGACCACgacacgagagagagagagagagagagagagagagtacgaTGGGCGAGGTCAAGAACTGTCCCGTACTCCTGTGACCGATGGAAGAAAAGAGAGAGTAATTGGAAAGGGCAGGTAAAGGAAATCGTCGCGAAGGAAAGGAAAGGTATCAGGCTATCAGCGGTAATTTCTGATGCAGGAAAGAAAAATCAGACGGAGGCGTAGGATTAGTGTAGCGGGATCGTCGCGCCATGATATCTGCCCTTTCCTTCTGGGTGGCTACTGAGCGAGCGAGAGAGGGGGAGCGGCCCTGAAATTTTATATCAGGAatactttctttttttttattttattttgcacCCTTCCACATCTCTGattatatattattctctaTTGTAAATTTACATAAGAAATCctttcttattttttatttcaaTTTTCATCCTTCCACCTGCTTTGGCATAGTTGGTTTCGTATGGAGAGGGGAGAGGAAGCGACCCAAAAATGTCGCACCATTTGGTGGTCTTACTTTTGTTGTTTTCTTTTTATAGTTGTAGGAGAAATGGTTTGTTCGTTCGCAACTCCGTTCCATTCCACTTCCACCGCTGGGGGCGACGGCAAAGAGGAGGCAGCATAGACTTCACGGCCCATGAGCAGACATGGTCTAAAAGCCCATATACCATCAGTTCATGAAGCCCACGCGGCCGTGGACTCCGTCACCGCATTCGTCACGACCTCTGCcgcctccccgccgccgccgcctccgcctccttccCCTGCGATTACAAAACCCTAGGACGATTCTCCACCGTAATCCCTCGTCGCTAGGTAGTTCCTGCGCCTCCATCCCGACCCCCCGTTGATTCAATCGCAATCAGGATGATGCCCGGATCGGcaccggcggccggcggcgccgGTATGTTCGtgccggcggcgacggcgggcaCGGTGCTCTGCTGCATGTGCGGCGTGTCCATGCAGCCCAACCCGGCCAACATGTGCGCGCGCTGCCTGCGCTCGCGCGTCGACATCACCGAGGGCGTCCCGCGCCACGCCGCCGTGGTCTACTGCCCCGACTGCTCCTCCTACCTCCAGCCGCCGCGGTCCTGGCTCCGCGCCACGCCCGAGTCGCCCGAGCTCATGCAGATCCTGCTCCGCCGAATCAACCGCCCGCTCGCGCGGCTCCGCGTCTCCCTCTCCGGCGCCGAGTTCGTCTTCTCCGAGCCCCACTCCAAGCGCCTCCGCCTCAagctccgcctccgccgcgagGTGCTCCACGGCATCGTCCTCGAGCAGACGCACCCCGTCGAGTTCGTCGTCCACGACCGACTCTGCGACTCCTGCTCCCGCGCGCAGGCCAACCCCGACCAGTGGGTTGCCGTCGTCCAGCTCCGCCAGCACGTGCCCCACCGCCGCACCTTCCTCTACCTCGAGCAGCTCCTCCTCAAGCACGGTCAGGCTTCCCTCGCGATCCGAGTCGCGGCGGCCCCCGGCGGCCTCGACTTCTTCTTCGGTTCGCGTTCCCATGCCGCCCGCCTGGTCGACTTCCTCGCCACCGTCGCTCCTATCCAAACTTCTACAGCGAAGCAGCTCGTCTCGCACGACACCAAGAGCAGCGTCTACAACTACAAGTACACCTTTTCGGTCGAGATCTGCCCCATCTGCCGCGAGGACCTCATCGCGCTCAGCCCCCAGGCGTCCCGGGACATGGGTGGCCTTGGCCCGCTCGTGCTCTGTGTAAAGGTCACAAATGCCATTGCTCTTCTTGATCCCCTCACGTTGCGAGTGCACCACCTGGAGGAGAAAAAGTACAGGGTGTATAATTTCAAGGCGGCTCTCACCAGCAAGCAGCTCGTGGAGTACATTGTGCTCGACATCGAACAAGAATCGCCTGAAATTTCCATTGATGGGTCTCGTTACCAATTGGCTTATGCACAGGTTGCCCGGGTGTCAGATTTCGGAAAAAATGACACCATCTTTACTGTGAGGACGCATCTTGGGCACCTGCTGAACCCTGGGGATCATGCCCTTGGGTATGATCTCTATGGTGCCAACCTGAATGATGATGACATGGACACGGCTATGGCCCGGTACAGCTTACCTGAGGTGGTTCTTGTCAAGAAGAGCTATGAGAAGAGGCCTCGCACACGGAGATGGAAGCTTAAGAGGTTGCCGGTGGAGGAAGATGCTGCTAACAAGGCCAAGGGTGAGGAAGAGAGGAGGCTAGATGAGTATGAGGCTTTCCTCAGGGATTTGGAGCTGGACCCAGAGATGAGGTTCAAGATGGATCTGTACAAGAATGAGGACTATAGGTCTGAGATGGCATCAACAGTTGGTGATGATATCCCTACGGTGCCAATTGATGAGTTGCTTGAGGACTTGACCCTTGGTGAGGATGAGGAGGATGAAGGGGAAGAAGCTGTGGAAGGCAACACTAGTGCTGGAATGGTGGAATGAGCAATACTATCTACTATTTATTTCTGACTGAGATGGGTTGGCCTGCCTGCCCCTTCAGGTCATAGGTCTGAGATGCGCCTGTTAGTTATCATATATGTTATTTTTTGTCGTTATTACTGCTATAAGTTAGAATTTTGGTGGTACTGCTTAAGTTTTGAATTCTGCTGTTTGTTGGAATCAACTTTATTTCAACCCTTATACTGTGTATTGGAGGTGTTTCTTGGAGCCAGCTTTACAttaaatttttattaaaaaaactttACATTAAAATGTCTATGCAGCGTGTGATCTGTTGTTTATTGTCACCTGGTTGCCCATCACAGCACTTCATAAGTTCTAAACTTTCAATTTAATTTCTGTTGATGATGTTTGTTACTCCTTTACTCGTTGATCATTCTGATTACGGGGCAGGAGAAGGTCTGAACTGGCTCATTACAATTTGCAACTACCATATATGTACCTTCTCTTTCTGGCCCTGATTGTTAGAGTTTTCCTAATAAACACTTCCATGATAAGCTGCACAAATGGAGAAACATTACGGTCATAATAAGTTGGTCTGATCTAGTTTCTGTGTTTTAGTATATAAAATGAGAGCTAAAGGGAGAAACATGGCTAGAAAAGGCTCAATGCGTTGTTTGGCCTCTAGTTTCAATTTATTTTGGTTGTAAACTAAGCTATGTTTCAACTGGGATAGATTCAACTGGGATAGACCGCTCTGCATTGCTGGTCCGCAGCACTGTATTGGTGGTGGGGTGTTAAACTGTTAACAACCATGTTTTTGTCTCCATTGGTACTTAAATTTTCAGTTTCAAAGTTTCTTGTGATAGGCATGATGATTGTTTTCGTTCAAGTAATTCTATCAATTACATTTATTGGTTATTCTCTAGTTGATCAAATTTAAGTGACATGTAGTACTAATTAAGCTGTTTATTTTCAGAACACCAATTAGCTGCTTAGTACCTGTTTCCCCAACTTCTCAATATTCTGTACCTCCCAAAATAGCCGTAtatattagggccttgtttacttccacacaaaattttttaagattccccgtcacatcgaatctttagacgtatgcatggagtattaaatatagatgaaaataaaaatttattgcacagtttagtcgaaattgacgagacgaatcttttgagcctaattagtttatagttagataataattacaacaaacaaacgaaagtactacagtgtcgcgaaatttttctttcgggaactaaacaaggcccaggtacGGGCACCCAAACTAGGTTCTCGTCCAACTATACCTTGTCATTCCACTAATCATTTGATATTGTACCAAACTAGGTTCCCTTCGTCTTTGGTACCGGCCAAAAGCCCAAAATCATTTGATATTGCACCAACCCTACAGCCAAGATATCGGCAAAATTTGACTCCAAGAGCCTTGCAACCTCCATTTTGCCGAGGCTATCTGCCTATCCCGCAATTGTCGAGATGGCAATAGGTATCTGACCCGATGGGTTTTTACTCTATTAGGGTAAGGGTATGGATTAATTTCTTCACCTATGGAGACCCAATGGGTTTGTGGGTATGGATCTGGTGATGTAGTACCCAAACCCGTAAACTCATGGGTTTTTAAAACCCGATCCAGTAAAGGAATTATATCAATCCATAATATTCTAAATTTTTCTACTAAACTACTGGGTTcagggatatatatatatataagatgaTATGTCCATTCAagagaaaaaagagaagaaTGAGTATAATTTTATATTCTGAGACATGATTTTCATGTTCTGTTTTTTCCTTTGTTACTATATGGCTATGCCCGTGGGTAACCTGATGGGTACCCATGATCCGATGGGCATGAGTCTAGGTACCAAATTAAACTCGTCATGGGTCATGGGTTTTTTATAGGTAAAATTTATGTTTATGGGCATGGGTTTAGGCTATCTCTAGTCCTGTTCACTTGAGCattttcgcttgagcttatctgccaaATCTGTCAATCATtaagcagtatttttctctcacaataaatcagcgaactgTACTTCTAGTCATGGCTTTTCAAGCAAGGCCCTTTCTGCGCTTGTTTTCAGCGGACTTCCCCATGCTCACGTGGCTCTGCAGTCGGTTCCTGTGaatctcaggccttgtttagttgaggaggtaaaaaattttgggtattgtaacactttcatttttatttggcaattattgtccaactatggattaattagactcaaaagattcgtctcgcaaattacatataaattgtgcaattagttattttttatctatatttaatgtttcacatgcatgtgccgaattcttgaaaattttttgtattgtgagtgaactaaacaaggcctcagtcacCACCTTATCTGAATCCCgtgtttttttttacaacaatcTGAATCCGGCTTTGGTGAAACCAGGAAACGCCAATCAAGTATGTAGCTGAGAAACTCTGACGCCAgcttagggtcttgtttagtttctaaaaacatttgcaaaaaaattcagattcttcgtagcattgaatcttgtggcataaatatagagtattaaatatagataaaaataataattaattatacaatttgtctgtaatttataaAATGAATATTTAAAGTCTAGTTAAACTATGATTtgttaatatttgttaaatataaacaaaaatattacggtgtctatttaaaaaaattagaactaaacaaagcctagatAGAGAGACGCTGGTCAGTCTGCTGGCGTTGATGATCGGAGCTGGGCCTGAGCCTTTCCCTGGGCGACAACTGTTCTGGGCCGAGCTCCTCCCGCGCGGATGTGAGCGCGCGCGTGGTGCGGCTGCGGTGCCGCCGCCGTAACATTTGCCGTTGATGACCTGTGGTGGGGTTCTGACTTCTCACCTCAGCGCTTTTTTATTTGCGAACttgttatgtttttttttttcgcgCGAACTCCAAACATAATACTCTCCCTATCCaaggaaaaaaaatacaattatgAGAAACATATAACTAATTCAAGTTTGATCAAGTTTATAGAAGAAACTATTAACTTTATATCTTTAAatcaatttattatgaaaaatacATTCTATAACTAATATaatgatatttattttatttcatgAGTGTTAATACTTTTTTATAACTTTAGTTAAAGTTTAAATTATTtgacatctccaagagtttgccaaATTAACTTGGTATCCatatttttttggcaaaataagaaaaatagTCCTCCAACAATTTGGCATCTCAACTTGGCATTTTTTCcaacttagcatttttttccctCAGCGCGTATATATGCGCGCGCGTATTGTAGTTGCCATCGCGCTTCTGGTGCCACCGCGGTCAGGTGTCAGGCCACTGGAGTACAGGTCCAGTTCAATCCGATTAGCAAAAATTGCCGTGATCTGCATATCCTGTCACCTCTCACCTGCACATTTCCTGCCGCCGTGGATGCCAGGTGTTGGAATAAAAATGATGATGTTCCTTGTTTTCACATTTCTGAATAAACGTAGATGCTCCttgttttcacatttttgaatgGAACCAAAATTTTCACACGAAACTAAATGGAACCAAAATTTTCACGTGAAACTGAATGGCACAAAATTTTTCACGTTTCAAAATAAACATCGTGGACATGTGTTCTACTTCAAAATGAACGAAATATAATCCAGATAATATATGAGCTCATGTTTTGCTAATACAAATGTGTCTATCACAAACCAAATataaatttctttttttttgttttagcaAGTTAAAAATAGAGAACTATTGGAAAGAGCCTCTTTTTAACTTGGCATATTCTTTTAGCAACTTGCTAAAACACaacatttgccaagtgaattttGACAAActgttagagatgctcttaggaTATGAGAATAGTATTCTTTCATGGATGAAGAAAGTacgtaaataaaaaaaaatatcgaGGCATAAAAAAAAATACCCTTTGTACTAGTGAACTTCATTTCAGTATTTGAGATTTTTTGCAATGGTGAATATTTGATTTACTTTTTTACTGTGTTTTCCTTCGCTTTCCCTCTCGTATTGCAAATTAGTGGAACTTGGCTCCGTATTGCACTGCATTTGGTGGCTTTGTGTGGCGGACTTGCGGTGGTAAGTGACTTGGTTTGCACCGTCTGATACAATGATTTGCCATGTATCTAAAGTGTGCGTCAGCATTAGGTTCCAGCTGATACTTTCGTAAACTAAAGCTGATGTGATATGGGGTTTATTGTTTTTGGTTTGTGGTTTGCTGGCGTGTTGCCACACTTTGTAATTAATCGAATAATAGATTGAACCTTTCTGTGGTCGGAGATATCTTGCCAGTGCTTTGGTGCATGTTGATCACTAAGGCTAGTTTCCCCTTCATGAGCCTTGAACCGTTCCTTGCCTGCAGATTTCTTGTGTTGAGTAGCTGCATAATGATAACACTGAAAAAGCCGGAGATCAAATTGCGTCTCGTCCGTGTAGGGAGTTTATacacccctctctctctctctctctagatcaGAATCGTATCCGGATATTACCTTCTACCACATTTTAATCtgaattcgaatacggataaaaatattttttgaatGCGAATACAAAACTGATGATTGGCTCATATTCGGATATTTATTCAATTAACTCAAAGTGCACATAATTCAATGTACGTGAATTTTACTACTAGATTCATTGATAACCAAAGTGAAATAAAATCAAAGTACACATGTAATAATCTCCAATATCAAAGTGAACTAAATTATAATGGATAAAATACTCTCTCCACCCCAATAAACATACATCTAGTTTCTCgagaagtcaaacttttaaacttTTATCAAATATATGTACTGACATTTCTGATATATAATAAGTACTATTAGCTTAATAAGACCATAATACGCTTTCAAAAATTATTtggatagagaaaaatactaaaaacGAATTAGGATACATCCATTTAGTATCCGCATTAAAAACGTATATCCATATTATGAGTTTTAACATACACGGATTCAGATAATTCGGACTTCTAGACATCTATTTCCACCCCTATCTCTCCCTTTCTCTTATTCTTTTGAATGCCAAGCTTTTTAAAACCTTTATATCCTGCATAGAAGTACTGCCTGGTAGCAATTGGTCGGGGACATGCGTAGTGGAGTGTGTGGCGCGCGGCGTGCACTTGTGTGAACCAACAAAGTAGGGGAAAGGCATGCTCCAGCCTCCAGGCCACACACCAAACGCCACCCATTTTGGGGAATGGATGAAGGATCATCATATCACTACGAAAAAGAATGTCAAACTATAGGTTAACTatgtcaaaaaatttgtctcgcaaattataagtaaactatgtaattaattattattttttatatgacagaaaattttttttaaaaaaaattagctaTTGgtggaactaaacgaggccttaatGGCCTGGTCTGGTGCGGCCGGTTCTCCCCGGCTGGATTGGCAAACCAAATCGGGCACTGATTCCTGCCGCGCATGCTGTCTTTCGTCGGTTTCTCCATGTGCGATCTCATCGCGTGTACAAAATCACGTGCTCGGCGATGCATTGCAggcgccgctgctgctgctgctggtgtacGTACAGAACACGAGTTTGTTTCGTTCACTCGTGGGCAGCCTACCTACCCGGCGGCTCTCCGTCACCGGTGCAGGAGGAAGCAAAGAGTTTTGTTTGTTGATCAACAAGCTGAGACGTGAGTGCATGTGGTTCTTGGGATGGACATAGCCCGTGTTCCTGTccgcatccatccatccatccatccacccACCAACCCCCGGGGCTCAGATCAGAGGTTGGCTTGCTGCTGCTGATGCTGCGTGTTGCTTTGCATCGTGCCATTCGGAGCGTTAAACACGAAAGGAACGTGTTGGATTGGTCGCATCGCTGCAGCTGGTTGGTGAAGGTGAAGTGCCTGTCGACTGTCGCAGCAGTAGCTGCCCATGGGCCATGcccatcctcctcctcctgtccGCAGGCCGCACAGCCTATAATATACTCCGGCTCGGCGGCTCGCCCACCCGCCTGCCCCGCGGAACGGCCCCCGTGAACCAGCCCAGCCGTCCAGCCCCACTCGGCCACTCCCACCCG contains:
- the LOC8055149 gene encoding 60S ribosomal export protein NMD3, which encodes MMPGSAPAAGGAGMFVPAATAGTVLCCMCGVSMQPNPANMCARCLRSRVDITEGVPRHAAVVYCPDCSSYLQPPRSWLRATPESPELMQILLRRINRPLARLRVSLSGAEFVFSEPHSKRLRLKLRLRREVLHGIVLEQTHPVEFVVHDRLCDSCSRAQANPDQWVAVVQLRQHVPHRRTFLYLEQLLLKHGQASLAIRVAAAPGGLDFFFGSRSHAARLVDFLATVAPIQTSTAKQLVSHDTKSSVYNYKYTFSVEICPICREDLIALSPQASRDMGGLGPLVLCVKVTNAIALLDPLTLRVHHLEEKKYRVYNFKAALTSKQLVEYIVLDIEQESPEISIDGSRYQLAYAQVARVSDFGKNDTIFTVRTHLGHLLNPGDHALGYDLYGANLNDDDMDTAMARYSLPEVVLVKKSYEKRPRTRRWKLKRLPVEEDAANKAKGEEERRLDEYEAFLRDLELDPEMRFKMDLYKNEDYRSEMASTVGDDIPTVPIDELLEDLTLGEDEEDEGEEAVEGNTSAGMVE